In Mytilus galloprovincialis chromosome 1, xbMytGall1.hap1.1, whole genome shotgun sequence, the following are encoded in one genomic region:
- the LOC143046531 gene encoding peptidase inhibitor 15-A-like isoform X1, whose amino-acid sequence MLRLPVLILAVGIASCNLMDNETYKQLVLDEHSKYRKIQGASNVNKLEWDDQLQNEAHNWTKACIWGHEGGGRGENKGLFIGDNYKEGISDMLKSWYDEIKEYNYTRKSCLPSSCHYTQMVWAKTRKIGCSLNKCNFGMFLCCFYDPMGNNLSEYPYLKGIPCSKCLANEGCDNGLCTDFHVAESCKDELETELCAKYQSYCKKSEEFMVDNCRKTCNFCKMD is encoded by the exons ATGCTACGATTACCCGTTCTGATATTGGCTGTTGGAATTGCATCATGCAATCTGATGGACAATGAAACATATAAACAGTTGGTATTAGATGAACACTCTAAATACAGGAAGATACAGGGTGCTTCAAACGTGAACAAACTG GAATGGGATGATCAACTACAGAATGAAGCTCATAACTGGACAAAAGCCTGTATATGGGGACACGAAGGCGGAGGTCGCGGTGAAAACAAAGGACTTTTCATAGGAGATAATTATAAAGAAGGGATTTCCGATATGTTGAAATCATGGTATGACGAGATCAAAGAATACAACTATACTCGGAAATCCTGTTTGCCTTCTAGTTGTCATTATACTCAA ATGGTTTGGGCCAAAACAAGAAAGATAGGATGTTCTTTGAACAAATGTAACTTCGGGATGTTCCTATGCTGTTTCTACGACCCCAT GGGCAATAATCTGTCTGAGTACCCATACCTGAAAGGTATTCCATGTTCTAAATGTCTGGCGAATGAAGGTTGTGATAACGGACTATGTACAG ATTTTCATGTAGCAGAATCATGTAAAGATGAACTTGAAACAGAGTTGTGTGCTAAATATCAAAGTTATTGTAAGAAATCAGAAGAGTTTATGGTAGACAATTGCAGAAAAacatgcaatttttgtaaaatggattGA
- the LOC143046502 gene encoding GLIPR1-like protein 1, which yields MLSLWFICFVAMSAGELIDTEKYKQLLLDEHSAYRRKQGASNMNQLVWDEQLEQEAGDWIKSCNFDHQHKGRGENLAFATGDDAEKMAKNAMKGWYDEINTYSYSGKACMSSCHYTQVVWAETRKVGCAINKCDYLSFSGRMIKNALYLACFYDPMGNDMSEYPYLKGEACSKCLEGQTCDDGLCTGKGRKICEDKDDKCEYWESIKECNKNQKWMEKTCRKSCHFCEDDDIQTAGPACEDKAGDAKCAGWKFSCVDNAAYMKKNCRKTCGHC from the exons ATGTTGTCGTTGTGGTTCATCTGTTTTGTTGCCATGTCAGCTGGTGAACTTATAGATACTGAGAAGTACAAACAGTTATTGTTAGATGAACATTCTGCCTACAGAAGAAAACAGGGAGCTTCTAACATGAACCAACTG GTATGGGACGAACAGCTAGAACAGGAAGCAGGTGATTGGATAAAATCATGTAACTTCGATCATCAGCATAAAGGTCGCGGTGAGAACTTAGCTTTTGCTACCGGAGACGATGCCGAAAAGATGGCTAAAAATGCAATGAAAGGGTGGTACGATGAAATTAATACGTACAGCTACTCAGGGAAGGCTTGTATGTCTAGCTGTCATTATACACAG GTAGTCTGGGCCGAAACAAGGAAAGTTGGATGCGCTAtaaataaatgtgattatttaTCATTTTCTGGACGTATGATAAAGAATGCATTGTATTTGGCTTGTTTCTACGATCCAAT GGGTAATGATATGTCTGAGTATCCATACTTAAAAGGAGAAGCATGCTCGAAATGTCTTGAAGGCCAGACATGTGACGATGGTCTTTGCACAG GGAAAGGTAGGAAGATATGTGAAGACAAAGATGATAAGTGTGAATACTGGGAATCAATTAAAGAAtgcaacaaaaaccaaaaatGGATGGAGAAGACATGTAGAAAGTCTTGCCACTTCTGCGAAG atgacgATATTCAGACAGCAG GACCAGCATGTGAGGATAAAGCTGGGGATGCGAAATGCGCTGGATGGAAATTCTCCTGTGTGGACAATGCAGCTTACATGAAGAAAAATTGTAGAAAGACGTGTGGACATTGTTAG